From Skermanella sp. TT6, a single genomic window includes:
- a CDS encoding PAS domain-containing sensor histidine kinase, whose product MTLACVVLCGLLLSVSMFQVVRQQTAAQIAEILDVQAVHMSETIQRRVRVLEDTVRATSALFSASGMVTSGEFAGFIDHILPERDGVDLLFWTPPAGDRIVARYAIATPGSRAEELAVEASSDLRGLASAALAGLPMATGVVRDLEGTDGTGYRLAVAVPTRRREDGAVNGAAVALATLSGLFREVQGEQGNGSMPLSLRVFDPEHPEEPLYSRDYAPSLGLLTLVGPVVRSTRIVVADRIWIAEFRAVMLGLPPALALAPAGALLGGLVLTAMLAAYLTASQRRAADVGALAGRLERINRELEHRIRENERTAAALGESERKYREIYENAAEGIFQTSPEGRMLSANPTLARIYGYGTPGEVLEALQDIRHQLYVDPRRRDQFARLLDRYDTIHGFESEIRRKDGSVIWISETARAVRDAAGRLLYYEGKVEDVTDRRAAEELQRLAREEAELAGRAKSEFLANMSHELRTPLNAVIGFSEIIKNEMFGPAGRPEYVEYARDIHESGTQLLALINDILDMSKIEAGKKELQDAVVDIGRVARNCVRLVEARAQFGGVAVAVDLPPDLPPVRAEELALKQIIANLLTNAVKFTPKGGRVRVSADIEPDGGLAVAVADTGIGIAPEDMEKALAPFGQIDSSLSNKTQGTGLGLPLARSLAALHGGTLSIESEPGRGTTVTVRLPSERVIRKVA is encoded by the coding sequence ATGACGCTGGCCTGCGTCGTCCTGTGCGGGCTGCTGCTGTCGGTCTCCATGTTCCAGGTGGTGCGCCAGCAGACCGCCGCCCAGATCGCCGAGATCCTGGACGTGCAGGCGGTCCACATGTCCGAGACGATCCAGCGCCGCGTCCGCGTGCTGGAGGATACCGTCAGGGCGACCAGTGCCCTGTTCAGCGCGTCGGGCATGGTGACGTCCGGGGAGTTCGCCGGCTTCATCGACCATATCCTGCCCGAACGCGACGGCGTCGACCTGCTGTTCTGGACGCCGCCGGCCGGTGACCGCATCGTCGCCCGCTACGCCATCGCGACCCCGGGGAGCCGGGCGGAGGAACTCGCGGTGGAGGCCAGCTCGGACCTGCGCGGCCTCGCCTCGGCTGCCCTGGCCGGGCTGCCCATGGCGACCGGCGTGGTCCGCGACCTGGAAGGCACGGACGGGACCGGCTACCGGCTGGCCGTCGCGGTGCCGACGCGGCGGCGGGAGGACGGGGCGGTGAACGGAGCCGCCGTGGCCCTGGCCACCCTCAGTGGGCTCTTCCGCGAGGTCCAGGGCGAGCAGGGCAACGGATCGATGCCGCTCTCGCTGCGGGTGTTCGACCCGGAGCATCCGGAAGAGCCGCTCTACAGCCGTGACTACGCGCCCAGCCTAGGCCTGCTGACCCTCGTCGGCCCGGTGGTCCGAAGCACCCGCATCGTGGTCGCCGACCGTATCTGGATCGCGGAATTCCGGGCCGTCATGCTCGGCCTGCCGCCGGCGCTGGCCCTGGCCCCGGCCGGAGCGCTGCTGGGCGGGCTCGTGCTGACCGCGATGCTGGCGGCCTATCTGACGGCGTCGCAGCGCCGGGCCGCCGATGTCGGCGCCCTGGCCGGGCGCCTGGAGCGGATCAACCGCGAACTCGAGCACCGCATCCGGGAGAACGAGCGGACTGCCGCGGCGCTGGGCGAGAGCGAGCGCAAGTACCGGGAGATCTACGAGAACGCCGCCGAGGGCATCTTCCAGACCTCGCCCGAGGGGCGGATGCTGAGCGCCAATCCTACCCTGGCGCGGATCTACGGCTATGGGACGCCCGGCGAGGTGCTGGAAGCCCTGCAGGACATCCGTCACCAGCTCTACGTCGATCCGAGGCGCCGGGACCAGTTCGCCCGCCTGCTGGACCGGTACGACACGATCCACGGCTTCGAGTCGGAGATCCGCCGCAAGGACGGCAGCGTCATCTGGATCTCGGAAACCGCCCGCGCCGTGCGCGACGCCGCCGGCCGGCTGCTCTACTACGAGGGCAAGGTCGAGGACGTCACCGACCGCCGTGCCGCCGAGGAGCTTCAGCGGCTCGCCCGCGAGGAGGCGGAGCTCGCCGGCCGCGCCAAGTCCGAGTTCCTGGCCAACATGAGCCACGAGCTGCGCACCCCGCTGAACGCCGTGATCGGCTTCTCCGAGATCATCAAGAACGAGATGTTCGGTCCGGCGGGCCGCCCCGAATATGTCGAGTATGCCCGCGACATCCATGAGAGCGGCACGCAGCTGCTGGCATTGATCAACGACATCCTGGACATGTCGAAGATCGAGGCCGGCAAGAAGGAGCTTCAGGACGCGGTGGTCGATATCGGCCGGGTCGCCCGGAACTGCGTCCGGCTGGTCGAGGCGCGCGCCCAGTTCGGCGGCGTCGCGGTCGCGGTCGACCTGCCGCCGGACCTGCCGCCCGTCCGGGCGGAGGAGTTGGCGCTGAAGCAGATCATCGCCAACCTGCTGACCAACGCGGTCAAGTTCACGCCCAAGGGCGGCAGGGTGCGTGTTTCGGCCGACATCGAGCCGGACGGCGGCCTTGCCGTCGCCGTGGCCGACACGGGCATCGGCATCGCGCCGGAAGACATGGAGAAGGCCCTGGCGCCCTTCGGCCAGATCGACAGCTCCCTCAGCAACAAGACGCAGGGAACCGGCCTCGGCCTGCCGCTGGCCCGGTCGCTCGCGGCGCTGCACGGCGGGACCCTGTCGATCGAGAGCGAACCGGGGCGGGGCACCACGGTGACCGTCCGCCTGCCGTCCGAGCGGGTGATCCGCAAGGTCGCCTGA